In Thermus oshimai DSM 12092, a single window of DNA contains:
- a CDS encoding MaoC/PaaZ C-terminal domain-containing protein — MGLYFEDLQEGQVFPTPARTVTEADLVNFAGVSGDFNPIHTDAEYAKGSPFGARVAHGLLVLAMLTGLRQRTGIFEGTLIAWMEIRAYRFLRPVFIGDTIRGETEILEKRPTSKPDRGVVVQRVQVFNQRGEVVQEGELVTLVRRRHG, encoded by the coding sequence ATGGGCCTTTACTTTGAGGACTTGCAGGAGGGCCAGGTGTTCCCCACCCCGGCCCGCACCGTTACGGAGGCCGACCTGGTGAACTTCGCAGGGGTTTCCGGGGACTTCAACCCCATCCACACCGACGCCGAATACGCCAAGGGGAGCCCCTTCGGGGCCCGGGTGGCCCACGGCCTTCTGGTTCTGGCCATGCTCACCGGTCTGCGCCAGCGCACGGGGATCTTTGAGGGCACCCTGATCGCCTGGATGGAGATCCGCGCCTACCGCTTCCTCAGGCCGGTCTTCATCGGTGACACCATCCGGGGGGAAACGGAGATCCTGGAGAAGCGGCCCACCTCTAAGCCGGACCGGGGGGTGGTGGTCCAGCGGGTCCAAGTCTTCAACCAGAGGGGTGAGGTGGT